The Ahaetulla prasina isolate Xishuangbanna chromosome 4, ASM2864084v1, whole genome shotgun sequence genome has a window encoding:
- the LOC131198304 gene encoding uncharacterized protein LOC131198304, whose amino-acid sequence MAAKQLKSTVTKGSGISSAGASPAHTAETRTLNLEALQENLKDFIQEKFKVITDEMSEMKEQILEIQVGNKEVKEGFVIAVQSLATNVILLEEEVEEIKQHNSKLENKMAEFQSKMEKTDDEIVLIQYRNMEFALRIRGLNENKEENLREIFSEVFAEILAARPADVAYQIDKIYRVNSWIARQKKLPRDVVIYFTSRTVRKQILQASYKGEKIQVAGQDILILKEIPPKMFRARKEFAFLVNELKKCQIEYRWDIPTGIIVYYAEKVHRLNTVGKAREFYVEALKVGSLPPLEARRREAEVKERKVKQVQEQIVMEEDLLQVLEIPTTGSDSKEQRLTRAAAKRKEQEMKAQQQLATTTTETVGGARPKAKCYLRLVFQKFPLADNGN is encoded by the coding sequence atggcagccaaacaattaaagtctactgtaacaaagggctctggaatttcatcagctggtgcctctccagctcatacagcagagactagaacattgaatttagaggcgttacaagagaatttaaaagactttatacaagaaaaatttaaagtaataactgatgagatgtctgaaatgaaagagcagatattagaaattcaagtgggaaataaagaagttaaagaaggatttgtaattgcagtacaaagtttggcaacaaatgtgattttattagaagaggaagttgaagaaattaagcaacataattcaaaattagaaaataaaatggctgaatttcaaagtaaaatggaaaaaacagatgatgaaatagttttgatacaatatagaaatatggaatttgctctaagaatccgtggcttgaatgaaaataaagaagagaatttaagggaaattttttctgaagtatttgctgagatattagcagctcgtccagcagatgtggcttatcaaattgataaaatatatcgtgtgaattcttggatagcaaggcaaaaaaagttgccaagggatgttgttatttattttacaagcagaacagtgagaaaacagattctgcaagcctcatataagggggagaagattcaggttgctggtcaagatattttaatattaaaggaaattccaccaaaaatgttcagggctaggaaggaatttgccttcctggtgaatgaacttaaaaaatgtcagattgaatatagatgggatatcccaactggtataatagtatattatgcagagaaagtacatcgtctcaatacagttggaaaagcaagagaattttatgttgaggcattaaaagttggaagtcttcccccattggaagctagaagaagggaggctgaagtgaaggaaagaaaagtgaagcaggtacaagaacagattgtgatggaagaagatttattacaagtgttggaaatacctacgacgggttcagattcaaaagaacaaaggctgacaagagctgctgctaaacgcaaggaacaagagatgaaggcacaacaacaactggcaactactacaacggaaacagtgggaggagcaaggcctaaagcaaaatgttatctgcggctagtgttccaaaagtttcctttggccgataatggcaattaa